The following are encoded in a window of Brettanomyces bruxellensis chromosome 9, complete sequence genomic DNA:
- the HHF1_2 gene encoding Histone H4 has product MSGRGKGGKGLGKGGAKRHRKILRDNIQGITKPAIRRLARRGGVKRISALIYEEVRAVLKSFLENVIRDAVTYTEHAKRKTVTSLDVVYALKRQGRTLYGFGG; this is encoded by the coding sequence GGTCTAGGAAAAGGTGGCGCTAAACGTCACAGAAAGATTCTAAGAGATAACATTCAAGGTATCACCAAGCCTGCAATCAGAAGATTGGCAAGAAGAGGTGGTGTGAAGAGAATCTCTGCTTTGATTTACGAGGAGGTTAGAGCTGTTCTTAAATCCTTCCTTGAAAACGTCATCAGGGATGCCGTTACTTACACCGAGCACGCCAAGAGAAAGACTGTTACCTCTTTGGATGTTGTTTACGCTTTGAAGAGACAGGGAAGAACCCTTTACGGTTTCGGTGGTTAG